The Tissierellales bacterium nucleotide sequence TTTCGGATAAGGATAAAGCCATTTTAGCCTATGTAGTAATGAATGAAGGAGAAGAATTAGATGTATTTAAATTAAAAGAGGGGTTAAAAGAAGTATTACCTGAGTATATGATTCCTCAGTATTTTAAAGCCATAGATAAGATACCTTTAACTGTTAATGGAAAGCTTGATAAAAGAGCTTTACCGGAAATTGAGTACGAAAGACAAAATGAATATGTGGAGCCAAAAGAAGAAATAGAAAGATTATTAGCTGAAACTTTTGAAGAAGTTTTAGGTATGGAGCCCATTGGACTTGAAGATAGTTTCTTTGAATTAGGGGGGGATTCTATAAAGGCTATTCAAGTATCTTCCATAATGAGAGAGAAAGGATATAGTCTTAATATTAAAGACATTATGGAATTACAAACTGTAGGAAAGATTTGTAGTTCAAATGTTATGGAAAAGGATGTTGATGAATATAATCAAGAACCAATATCAGGAAATATACCTTTTTCTCCAATACAAAGTAGATTCTTTGAATTAGATTTGGAAAATAAAAACCATTTTAATCAATCTATAGTTTTGGAAATGGATTCACCTTTAAAGGGAGACATTCTTAAAAAATCATTAAAAGAAATAGTAATATATCATGATATGTTAAGGGCAATTTATGACCCAGAACAAAGAATTCAATCTCCTAATGAAACTAAGGATTTAATAGTGTTCAATGAGGTATTTATAGAAGAAATGTTAGAAAAAAATATTAGGGAAGAAGTTGAGAGAATTACTAAATATGAACAAAGTACTATGAATATAGAAAATGGGCCTTTGCTTCATGCAGTATTATTCCATACTAATAATAAAGACTATCTTATGATATGTATACATCATTTAGCAGTAGACGGTGTTTCTTGGAGAATATTAACAACGGACATTTTCACAGTCTATAATCAGATAGAAAAAAATGAAGAAATTAATTTACCAAGGAAAACAGCTTCATATTTGGATTGGATAGAGAACCTAAAAGAATTTGGAGAAAGTAATGATGGAAAGAAGGATGAAGAGTATTGGATGAATGTTGTATCTGAAGGGAAAATAGCAGATAGATTATTTTCCAAACCATTAGTACAATATAGTGATAAAAAACGAATGGCTGTATCAAGTTTTTCATTTTCCAAGGAAAAGTGTATAAGAATGATGGAAAGATATCAGGAGATTTTCGGCCTTGAAACTAATGAGTTTTTTATTACAGCTTTAAGTATGGTGTTAAATAAGTGGAAAAACATATCATCTTATGTATTGGAAATTGAAACCCATGGTAGAGAAGAACTCCA carries:
- a CDS encoding condensation domain-containing protein, translated to SDKDKAILAYVVMNEGEELDVFKLKEGLKEVLPEYMIPQYFKAIDKIPLTVNGKLDKRALPEIEYERQNEYVEPKEEIERLLAETFEEVLGMEPIGLEDSFFELGGDSIKAIQVSSIMREKGYSLNIKDIMELQTVGKICSSNVMEKDVDEYNQEPISGNIPFSPIQSRFFELDLENKNHFNQSIVLEMDSPLKGDILKKSLKEIVIYHDMLRAIYDPEQRIQSPNETKDLIVFNEVFIEEMLEKNIREEVERITKYEQSTMNIENGPLLHAVLFHTNNKDYLMICIHHLAVDGVSWRILTTDIFTVYNQIEKNEEINLPRKTASYLDWIENLKEFGESNDGKKDEEYWMNVVSEGKIADRLFSKPLVQYSDKKRMAVSSFSFSKEKCIRMMERYQEIFGLETNEFFITALSMVLNKWKNISSYVLEIETHGREELHKDININRTVGWFTNLFPLVLSTSSNVNHMVMEVRRWFLKIPNKGMTYGILKYLNGNKSLDIHADVGFNFLGDTSMKNNNLKGVRYCNKFNQFDIDLENILFHPLTVNGAYVKNSVVFTNYYDTSFINENDMIEFKDCFIEALNDLYNFAYSDLMPKERVNIVEEVSDIDFSNVEVDILNELIGEME